From one Thermodesulfovibrionales bacterium genomic stretch:
- a CDS encoding ATP-binding protein, with protein MVTKKVLLIEDSLADAELVRIMLKKADGQIQLSNANSLSVASSLLDADSFDAVLVDLNLPDSAGLDTLRSILGKTIHSAVVVLTGIDDDMSGESAIEQGAQDYVVKGHFTADVLRRVLHFAINRKHVQLRLQKIEELSEARNRITDLIMSTRDIEEIMNRCVSEAAKSIGEAALIGRYEERGFVVRYSYGLLDELRDFVLPRKEFRAFGSLEKDGIPIISVDAQTDDRLNPQAAKRFGVHAAMFFPLYVDRSVAGALAFFNFSDRIFDDIEIDSARKISTSISLSLENAELYEECRIAADNLRRKSSELELSNRDLEQFASVASHDLQEPLVSLASAIKLSLKRLKTGVNDEAIEILSDAMGNAENLQKMVQSLLSYSRVGRQPSFVNSDITKILEIAVKNLNSMIEKSSASVTHGSLPELFVDPVLISLLLQNLIGNAIKYRSEMRPEIHIAVELQADEHTFCISDNGIGIPTEYAGAVFQMFKRIPGMKRTPGSGIGLATCKKIVELHGGRIWVESEKGKGSRFYFTLPVKRT; from the coding sequence ATGGTAACAAAGAAGGTTCTTCTCATAGAGGATAGCCTCGCCGATGCCGAGCTCGTCAGGATAATGTTGAAAAAGGCCGATGGTCAGATTCAACTGAGTAACGCCAATAGTCTTTCAGTTGCCTCTTCTCTTCTGGATGCGGATTCTTTCGATGCCGTACTTGTCGATCTTAACCTTCCCGATAGCGCGGGTCTTGACACCCTTCGGAGTATCCTGGGTAAGACCATACATTCAGCCGTTGTGGTTCTGACCGGCATTGACGACGATATGAGCGGGGAAAGTGCAATCGAGCAGGGGGCGCAGGATTATGTTGTAAAGGGCCATTTCACGGCAGACGTGCTCCGTCGAGTTCTGCATTTCGCGATAAACCGTAAACATGTTCAATTGCGTCTTCAGAAAATAGAGGAACTCAGCGAGGCTCGCAATAGGATTACAGATCTTATTATGTCGACGCGGGACATCGAAGAAATTATGAACCGCTGCGTCAGCGAGGCAGCCAAATCTATTGGCGAGGCGGCCCTGATAGGCCGATATGAAGAAAGAGGTTTTGTCGTCAGATATAGCTACGGACTTCTCGATGAATTAAGGGACTTCGTACTGCCGAGGAAAGAGTTCAGGGCCTTTGGCTCCCTGGAAAAGGACGGAATACCGATCATATCGGTCGACGCCCAGACAGATGACCGTCTTAATCCACAGGCTGCAAAGAGGTTCGGTGTTCATGCAGCGATGTTTTTCCCTCTTTATGTGGACCGTTCCGTCGCGGGGGCGCTCGCATTCTTCAATTTTTCGGACCGCATCTTCGACGACATTGAGATCGATTCAGCACGCAAGATATCTACCTCCATCTCCCTTTCCCTTGAAAATGCGGAGCTCTATGAGGAATGCAGGATAGCTGCGGATAATCTTAGAAGGAAATCATCCGAACTTGAACTGAGCAATAGAGACCTCGAACAATTCGCCTCAGTTGCATCCCATGATCTTCAGGAGCCGCTTGTCTCCCTTGCGAGTGCTATCAAACTCAGCCTTAAGCGATTGAAAACAGGGGTTAACGACGAGGCGATTGAGATTCTCTCTGATGCAATGGGCAACGCTGAGAATCTGCAAAAAATGGTTCAGAGCCTTCTTTCGTATTCCAGAGTAGGCAGGCAGCCGTCTTTTGTGAATTCGGATATAACAAAAATTCTGGAAATTGCCGTTAAGAATCTCAACTCCATGATCGAAAAATCATCAGCTTCTGTCACCCATGGTTCGCTTCCGGAACTCTTCGTTGACCCAGTGCTTATATCTCTTCTCTTGCAGAACCTTATCGGTAATGCGATAAAATACCGCTCAGAAATGCGCCCCGAGATCCATATAGCGGTTGAATTGCAAGCAGACGAACATACCTTTTGTATAAGTGATAACGGGATCGGCATCCCAACGGAATATGCTGGGGCGGTATTTCAGATGTTCAAGAGAATACCGGGGATGAAACGAACGCCCGGCAGCGGAATAGGGCTGGCCACATGCAAAAAAATCGTCGAACTGCATGGCGGAAGGATATGGGTGGAATCGGAGAAGGGAAAGGGTTCACGGTTCTACTTTACGTTGCCTGTGAAGAGGACATAG
- the sixA gene encoding phosphohistidine phosphatase SixA: protein MLLYLVRHGEAEEEKGDPARPLSEQGISATKATASHLSRMKIRVNQILHSKKLRAKQTAEIIAEHLTAASYKEFTETDGLSPLDDPGTWDDRLKYLTDDLMLVGHMPHLGKLASLLLCGDGEKDIVAFRPSSVLCLERDERSHWRLQWMITPDMIM from the coding sequence ATGCTTCTTTATCTCGTTCGCCACGGTGAAGCCGAGGAGGAGAAGGGGGATCCGGCAAGGCCTCTCTCTGAACAGGGAATCTCTGCCACGAAGGCAACTGCCTCCCACTTGTCCCGGATGAAGATAAGGGTAAATCAGATTCTCCACAGTAAGAAATTGAGGGCGAAACAGACAGCCGAAATAATCGCAGAACATCTTACCGCGGCAAGTTACAAAGAATTTACAGAAACCGATGGATTATCTCCGCTCGATGATCCTGGAACGTGGGATGACCGTCTGAAGTACCTGACGGACGACCTCATGCTCGTCGGACATATGCCGCATCTCGGGAAGCTTGCATCCCTGCTCCTCTGCGGAGATGGAGAAAAGGATATCGTTGCGTTCAGGCCGTCTTCTGTGCTCTGTCTCGAAAGAGACGAAAGATCACACTGGCGCCTGCAATGGATGATAACGCCGGATATGATTATGTAG
- a CDS encoding ChaN family lipoprotein, with product MERNFCYSVIMKGLFQRSLRSFPAVSALVCPLLLMSALPSFSADLPDVTTSISFDSGGALMKGSTVISVHRDGETVIHTGLLQIRSLRLNGSFLEPVIKDGTLKVKTTRGSAIEIEFQCASDKDGPCVINERGMFLTNTWYPSPEGLFTHRLSALVPKDFTALSEAETIVVDERPEGKLFSFFFPHPVNGVNFIAGRYAVRTDIHNGIELYAYFFPEDIGLADTYIEYTKKYLSLYEGMIGKFPFKRFSVVENFLQTGYSMPTYTLLGQDVVRLPFIVKTSLGHEILHQWFGNLVYIDYEKGNWAEGLTTYLSDHLYEEQEGRGWQYRKQIMTDYDSYVSPEEEITLRDFRTRTDFASRAVGYGKGAMVFHMLRGLVGEDLFYRSLRELVETKQFQEASWGDIETAFEKIAGMELGWFFKQWVDGKGSPLFEVMDTTRGPKGLHSLVSFDIIQKGQKYSLDVPVSVKAERGETGQILKVRDTRQSFEISVDGNPERLAIDENYDLFRSLSKDETPPVIAKILSEQEGLLALPVEGKDDLYRGAVEFFKGRGYAAKRLKEIKDEDIKTASVVVLDHENPLLKRLFGKTDAPSNGLSITVRKNPLNTSKVIAIVDTDSRDEVEASLGKITHFGKYSLLLFREGRNSEKKIAESDRGWSIPLKENVTGFQVATALTLNDIIEKVSGKRIVYVGEEHDRYEDHMAELELIRGLFKKNPRIAIGMEMFQRPFQKALDDYIEGSIEEPEFLKSSEYFKRWGFDYNHYKNILRFARDEKIPVIALNIRQEIVSKVSRSGIDSLTEDEKKELPDAMDMTDEAYRERLRAIFERHEGAESKNFDNFYQSQVIWDEIMSQSIDDYLKKNPDRQIVVIAGGGHLAFGSGIPRRTFRRNGLDYALTLNDTSGEPGIADFVLFPKSLDIVHAPKLMALLKEEDTRVKITAFPEKSVSEKAGLRSGDTILSLDGKKITSVDDIQIFLFYKKTGETIKVKVLRRRFIFGEQEREFDVTL from the coding sequence ATGGAGAGGAATTTTTGCTATAGTGTCATTATGAAAGGCCTTTTTCAGAGATCACTACGGTCATTCCCGGCAGTCTCGGCACTCGTCTGTCCGCTCCTTCTCATGAGTGCTCTGCCCTCATTCTCCGCGGATCTCCCCGATGTTACGACGTCCATATCCTTTGATTCCGGGGGAGCGTTGATGAAGGGCTCTACGGTGATTAGCGTACATCGCGACGGCGAGACCGTGATTCATACAGGGTTGCTGCAGATACGCTCCCTGAGGCTGAACGGGAGCTTTCTTGAGCCTGTAATAAAAGACGGAACGCTGAAAGTGAAAACGACACGGGGGAGCGCCATAGAGATTGAGTTTCAGTGTGCCTCAGACAAGGACGGCCCCTGCGTAATAAATGAACGGGGCATGTTTCTCACGAATACCTGGTATCCATCTCCTGAAGGACTCTTCACCCATCGGCTCAGTGCCCTCGTCCCCAAAGATTTTACGGCCCTTTCGGAGGCTGAAACGATCGTGGTAGACGAGAGACCTGAGGGGAAGCTCTTCTCCTTTTTCTTTCCTCATCCTGTGAATGGCGTAAATTTTATCGCAGGCAGGTACGCCGTCAGGACAGACATCCATAACGGCATCGAATTGTATGCTTACTTTTTTCCCGAGGACATCGGTCTCGCTGATACCTACATCGAATACACAAAAAAGTATCTGTCGCTCTATGAGGGGATGATCGGCAAGTTCCCCTTCAAGAGGTTCTCCGTTGTCGAGAACTTCCTCCAGACAGGATATTCGATGCCGACATACACACTCCTCGGACAGGATGTTGTTCGACTTCCGTTTATCGTCAAGACTTCCCTCGGCCACGAAATACTCCATCAATGGTTCGGAAACCTTGTCTATATCGATTACGAAAAAGGCAACTGGGCTGAAGGGCTCACCACCTATCTCTCCGACCATCTCTACGAAGAACAGGAAGGCAGGGGATGGCAATACAGAAAACAGATCATGACCGATTACGATAGCTACGTCAGTCCGGAAGAGGAGATCACCCTCAGGGACTTCAGGACGAGAACGGACTTTGCATCGCGGGCCGTCGGCTATGGAAAAGGAGCCATGGTCTTCCACATGCTCAGGGGACTCGTCGGAGAGGATCTCTTTTACCGGTCATTGAGGGAGCTTGTCGAGACGAAACAATTCCAGGAGGCCTCCTGGGGAGACATAGAGACTGCCTTTGAGAAGATCGCCGGCATGGAGCTCGGCTGGTTTTTCAAGCAATGGGTTGACGGAAAGGGATCACCGCTCTTCGAGGTCATGGATACGACAAGAGGCCCGAAGGGCCTTCACTCCCTCGTCTCCTTCGACATCATCCAGAAAGGGCAGAAGTACTCCCTTGACGTCCCCGTCTCAGTCAAGGCAGAGAGGGGAGAGACGGGACAGATCCTGAAGGTCAGGGACACAAGACAGAGTTTTGAAATCTCTGTTGACGGGAATCCCGAGAGACTGGCAATCGATGAGAATTATGACCTCTTCAGGAGCCTCTCGAAAGACGAGACTCCTCCAGTCATCGCAAAGATCCTCAGTGAACAAGAAGGGCTCCTTGCGCTCCCCGTTGAGGGAAAGGATGATCTCTACAGAGGAGCTGTGGAATTCTTCAAGGGAAGAGGCTATGCGGCAAAAAGGTTGAAGGAGATCAAGGATGAGGACATAAAGACAGCTTCCGTCGTTGTCCTCGATCACGAGAATCCTCTTCTCAAACGGTTGTTCGGAAAAACAGACGCTCCTTCCAACGGACTGTCGATCACTGTCCGAAAGAACCCTCTTAACACCTCCAAGGTGATCGCGATCGTCGACACCGATTCCCGTGATGAAGTCGAGGCCTCGCTGGGGAAGATCACTCACTTTGGGAAATACAGCCTGCTCCTCTTTAGAGAAGGGAGGAACAGTGAAAAGAAGATCGCAGAGAGTGACAGGGGCTGGAGTATTCCGCTGAAGGAGAACGTTACCGGCTTTCAGGTCGCAACGGCGTTGACCCTCAATGACATTATCGAGAAGGTCTCCGGAAAGAGGATCGTCTATGTCGGAGAAGAGCACGACAGGTATGAAGATCATATGGCAGAGCTTGAACTGATCAGGGGTCTTTTCAAAAAGAATCCAAGGATCGCCATCGGCATGGAGATGTTTCAGAGACCCTTCCAGAAGGCCCTCGATGACTATATCGAGGGGAGCATCGAAGAGCCTGAGTTCCTGAAGTCTTCAGAGTATTTCAAGCGGTGGGGGTTTGATTACAACCATTACAAGAACATCCTGAGGTTTGCGAGGGACGAGAAGATACCGGTGATAGCCCTGAATATCAGACAAGAGATCGTGAGCAAGGTGTCGAGGAGCGGGATAGATTCCCTCACTGAAGACGAGAAGAAGGAACTGCCCGATGCCATGGACATGACCGATGAGGCATACAGAGAGAGACTGAGGGCGATCTTTGAGAGGCATGAGGGCGCAGAAAGCAAGAACTTTGACAATTTTTACCAGTCCCAGGTGATCTGGGATGAGATCATGTCACAGTCCATCGATGACTATCTAAAGAAGAACCCTGACCGTCAGATCGTGGTCATTGCGGGCGGAGGACATCTTGCCTTCGGCTCCGGCATTCCCAGGAGGACCTTCAGGAGAAACGGCCTCGATTACGCATTAACTCTCAATGATACCTCGGGAGAGCCGGGGATCGCTGATTTTGTCCTCTTCCCGAAGAGCCTCGACATTGTTCATGCCCCCAAGCTCATGGCACTCCTGAAGGAGGAAGACACAAGGGTGAAGATCACGGCCTTCCCTGAAAAGAGCGTTTCTGAAAAGGCAGGGCTGAGGAGTGGTGATACCATCCTTTCCCTCGACGGGAAGAAGATCACCAGCGTCGATGACATCCAGATATTCCTTTTCTACAAGAAGACAGGAGAGACGATTAAGGTCAAAGTTCTGAGGAGACGATTCATCTTCGGCGAGCAGGAGCGGGAGTTTGACGTCACGCTCTGA